In the genome of Desulfobacterales bacterium, the window TATTACTGACATTTCGTTCATGTGATTAAGGCTAAAATTAAAGGCTAATCCAAATTTTACTATCTAAAAATAGAAATCATATGTCATTATTAAATTGACAATTAATTTAAGGAGATTAAAAAAATGAAAGAGATATTTGGGATGACAAATAAAGTTTTGGAAGTGGATCTTTCAAATGAAAAAAATAAAATTTACGATATTTCTGAAGATGAAAGACGCCTTTATCTTGGAGCCAAAGGGCTTGGCCTTAAATTATTATTTGACAGGATGGAGCCAGGAATTGATCCTTTAGGAGAAGAAAACATTATTGCTTTTATGCCCGGAGTTTTGATGGGGACAGGAGCGCCATGTTCTGGAAGATTTCATGCTGTTACTAAGTCTCCGCTGACCGGAATCATGGTAACTGCATCCTGCGGTGGTTCTTTTGGGATGCAGCTTAAAACAGCTGGGTGGGATGGGCTTTTGATTAAAGGGATAGCTCGAAGGCCGATTTATCTGGAAATTAATTCAGATGAAGTTAAATTTAAAGATGCTGAACATTTATGGGGAAAAGATACAGTAGCTACTCAAGAAGAATTAAAGGAAAAAAAAGCTGGCGTATTAGCTATAGGGCCTGCTGGAGAAAATTTGGTAAGGTTCTCTAATATTGCTTCTGATCAAAGATTTTTAGGCAGAGGCGGCATGGGTGCTGTTATGGGTTCAAAAAATTTAAAGGCAATTGTAGCTATAGGAGGTACCTATAAAGTTAAACCTAAAGAATATTTAGATTTTGAAAAGGCAAAGAAAAAAGGAAATAATTATATAAATCGAAACTATACAACATCAGTGCTATATAGAAATTTCGGAACAAGCAGCACTGTAAATATTTCCAATGCAGCCAAAATTCTTCCTGTAAATAATTTTTCTTCAGGTTCCCACGAACATGCCCATGAAATTTCAGGCGAAACAATGAGTGAAAAACATCAGACAAAACACCATACTTGTAAGCCCTGCACAATTTTATGCGGACATATCGGAACATTTGATAATAAAAAAATTCCTGTTCCTGAATTTGAAACAGTAGGGCTACTTGGATCGAATCTTGGAGTTTTTGATGCTAACAAAATAGCGGAATGGAATAGAATTTGCTCTGATATGGGTATGGACACTATTTCTACGGGTGGAACACTTGGATGGGTTATGGAAGCAACCCAGAAAGGTCTTATAAAAACTAATTTGCAGTTTGGTTCTCCTGAAGGCGTATCTGAAGCCATTTACGATATAGCGTATGGACGGAATTTTGGAAAAGAAATGGCTCTTGGAACTAGGTTTCTTTCAAAAAAATATGGTGGAGAAGATTTTGCCATACAAGTTAAAGGCCTTGAAATTGCGGCGTATGATCCTCGAGGAGCAGTAGGGCAGGGGCTTGCTTATGCCGTTGCTAATAGAGGTGGGTGTCATCTTTCTTCCTACATGGTATCTCTTGAAGTTCTTTTTAAACTTTTAAATCCAAATACTACTTTGGCAAAGCCTGAATTTACAGTATTTTTTGAAGCTTTAAATTGCGCTGTAAATTCTATACAGACATGTCAGTTTACAACGCTTGCATACCTTCTTGAACCACCTTTGTCGAAATATACACCTCCTAAGCTGCTTGGTTTTTTTATGCAGTATTCTCCAAAAATAGCTTTAAAGCTTATGGATTTCAGTTTATACACTGAATTATGGACATCAGTTACAGGAATAAAAATGTCTAATAGTAAATTCCTTGAAGCAGGAAATCGTATACATATTCTTGAAAGATATATGAATACAAGAGAAGGAATATCAAAAAAAGATGATACTCTTCCGGATAGGTTTTTAAATGAAAGCCGAAAAGATGATCCAAAAGGATATAAAGTTCCTTTAGAAAAAATGCTGAAAAAATATTATAAGTTAAGGGGATATGATTCTAACGGGATTCCTAGCGAAAAAACTTTAAAGCGTTTTAAAATAATATAGCTTTTAATTTTGGAGAAAGTATAAAGGGGGAATATAGTAAAGGAATTTTATGAAAATAAATATTAAGATTAGCGCTGAAGAAAAGGAATTAGAGTTATTAGAAAGACTTGTTACTGCCCTTGAAAAAATTGCTGGTTTAGTTGCATTTAATAAAGTAGTTGATAATAATACTTCTGTAAATTTTTTTTCGGAAGTACAAAAAGATGATGCAAATTCTATGGAAAGCGAGGCTATAAATGAAGAAATTGAAAAAAGAAGCAGTATCATCAAGGACTTTTTAGAACAAAATGGAATAACAATAAAAAATATTCCAGTTAGAAACGAAGATGGCAGAATTTTAGATCAAATAGCCGATTTTATGGCTTTAAGATTTAGTTCAATAAAAAGAGTATATGAGCTTATCAAAAAGAATATTCAGCATGGAAGTAGTTTCAGTTTGAGTTTAAAAGAATATCCAGGTGATGTGTCGGATACATGTCAGCTTTGTACAAGGCTTTATAATTTAACCTTTCTAACGAAATATAGATTTTTGAGATCCCCACAATCGATGATTTATGCTACTCCAAATACTATAGGCCAAGTCCATAATTTTTTTTCTGGAACATGGCTTGAAAGATATGTTAGAAATAAAATTGTTTCTATGGTAAAGTCTTTAGGAACTAATATTAAGTTTTCTTATCTTTTTAATGCTGAAGTTATTCTTCCTTCAGGTCATGAATTTGAATTCGATATTCTCCTTGAAGTTGAAGAGGAAATCTACTGGTTTGAAGTAAAAACTTCTGATTTTCATGCACACATTGAAAAATATTCAAAAATTACAGATATTTTAAAGCTTGATAGAACTCATGTGTTTCTTGTGCTTGAAAATGTCCCTGAAGGTAATGTAAAGTTTTTGGAAAATACTTATGGAGTAAGCATAATTCAGTTTGAAAAGTTTGCTGATGAGTTTGGAAAATGTCTTGAAAAATTTAAAAACTAAAATTTATTATTTAAGGAGAAATTTTTATGCCATATCTTAAAGTTGAAACAAATTTAAATTTTGAAGGTCAAGATATTTCAGGAGTTTGTAAAAAAATATCTGAATTTACAGCCGGAATACTTGGTAAACCTGAACAATTTATGATGGTTTCTTTATCACCAAATATTACTATGACCCTTTCGGGAAACACGGACCCAACTGCTTTTGTGCAGCTAAAAAGTATAGGTCTTGCAAAAGATAAATGCCCTGAACTTTCAAAAAAAATTTGTGAATTTTTTGAACAAGATTTTAAAATTCCTTCTGATAGGATATATATAGAATTTAAAAACATTGATGGAAAAATGTTTGGATGGAAAAAAGGAACTTTTTAGGTAGCAATGTTCATGAAGATTCTTAAGTTTATTTTATATTTTATTTTTATTTCTTTACTTGGAGTTGGTTTTTGGCAGGTTAATAAAAAATTTAATATTATTGATAAAATAAAAGAACTAAATAAACCAAAAGAAATTAAAGAAGAAGTTAAGCCTAAAGATTTAGTCAAAGACATTGGTTCTGATAATTATTTTAAAGAATCAAAAACCGGAATGGAGTTCATTTGGATTTCAAAAGGATGTTTTTACATGGGGAGTCCTGCTGATGAGGAGTTTCGTAATGATGACGAAGGTCCTATACATCAAGTTTGTGTTGATGGATTCTGGATGAGCAAATATGAGGTAAAAAAAAGCGAGTTTAAAAAATTTATAGAAGCATCTGGATACATGACAGATGCTGAAAAACAGGGATTTTCATTAATTTATGCAGGACAATGGGAAAAAAGAAAAGGATATAGTTGGCGTAAACCTGGTTATGAACAGGAGGACAATCATCCTGTTGTAAATGTGTCATGGAATGACTGTATGGATATGGCAAAGTGGATGTCGAGTTTTACCCGTAAATTTCGTCTTCCAACTGAAAGAGAATGGGAATATGCCTGCAGAGGAGGAACACAAACTTCCCGTTTTTGGGGAAATGATATGCAAAACGCTTGTCTTTTTGTTAATGCTGCAGATATTACCGCAAAAAAGAATTTTCCAGCTTGGGAAGTTATGGATTGCGATGACAGCTATCTTTATACTGCCCCATGCGGCGTATTTAAACCTAATGGATTTGGGCTTTATGATATGCTCGGAAATGTTTGGGAATGGTGTTTAGATGAATACAAGAGGGATAGATATAATATAAAATTACCAGCCTTGCCTGTATATAAAAAAGATGCTCGAGTAGTTATTAGAGGAGGCAGTTGGTATAGTAGGCCATCTTTTATAAGATGTGCCAGTCGTGAGAACATTAAATATACTGATAAAAGAAGTTATGATGTAGGGTTTCGCCTCATAGCTGAGAATTAAAAATAGAGTAACTTTTTGGTGTAGAGCGACTGTCTGGTCGCCCTATGGTATATAAATTAAACCAGTAGTTAAAATGATGATTAATATGGAAAATAGTGCTATTTCAGATAAAAATAAACAAGGAATATCAAGTCTTTTTGATGAGCTTGAATTAAAACATTTTTTTAAAAAATATCTTATACTTATAGGATCAATTGAAATTGCTATATTAATTATTGCATGGTTTTACCAGCTTGGGGATACAGATTATGACAGGTTTGGGCCTGTAGATACACCTTTCCCATGGAAAATATATTTTTTGGTAGCTTTTCTTGTTCCTATAGCTATAACGTTTGTTCTTGGAATTGTAATAATTGGGTTTAATAAGTTTTTTTACGATAAGCATCATACAGAAGAAAAAACAATATCTGGAGATTCTAAAGAAGCTAAACCAGAAAAACGATTTGATTCTTTTTTAAAATCAGTGTTAAAAATTCCATTTTTAGTAGGATTACTTATTTTAGGTCTATCAATTGGGGTAATATATAGAATAGAAGATATTATTGTTTTAATAGGTCAGGTAGGAGAAAAAACAGCTCGTTTTTTGATTATCACAATAAGCATAGTTGCATCGGCTGGTTTTATTTTTATGGTTTTAAGAATGCTACTGAATTATAAGATACGGACAAAATCAATGGAATATGAATATAAAAGCCATGTAGCTGAAAAATTGGGTTTAGTTATATTAGACCAAAAAACTGTTATTGATAAAAATGGAAATATTATTTCAGAAGGTGTAAAGGCACTTCCTAAGTCTGTTCCAAGAATAGCATTACCCCTTAAT includes:
- a CDS encoding formylglycine-generating enzyme family protein; this encodes MKILKFILYFIFISLLGVGFWQVNKKFNIIDKIKELNKPKEIKEEVKPKDLVKDIGSDNYFKESKTGMEFIWISKGCFYMGSPADEEFRNDDEGPIHQVCVDGFWMSKYEVKKSEFKKFIEASGYMTDAEKQGFSLIYAGQWEKRKGYSWRKPGYEQEDNHPVVNVSWNDCMDMAKWMSSFTRKFRLPTEREWEYACRGGTQTSRFWGNDMQNACLFVNAADITAKKNFPAWEVMDCDDSYLYTAPCGVFKPNGFGLYDMLGNVWEWCLDEYKRDRYNIKLPALPVYKKDARVVIRGGSWYSRPSFIRCASRENIKYTDKRSYDVGFRLIAEN
- a CDS encoding aldehyde ferredoxin oxidoreductase family protein; its protein translation is MKEIFGMTNKVLEVDLSNEKNKIYDISEDERRLYLGAKGLGLKLLFDRMEPGIDPLGEENIIAFMPGVLMGTGAPCSGRFHAVTKSPLTGIMVTASCGGSFGMQLKTAGWDGLLIKGIARRPIYLEINSDEVKFKDAEHLWGKDTVATQEELKEKKAGVLAIGPAGENLVRFSNIASDQRFLGRGGMGAVMGSKNLKAIVAIGGTYKVKPKEYLDFEKAKKKGNNYINRNYTTSVLYRNFGTSSTVNISNAAKILPVNNFSSGSHEHAHEISGETMSEKHQTKHHTCKPCTILCGHIGTFDNKKIPVPEFETVGLLGSNLGVFDANKIAEWNRICSDMGMDTISTGGTLGWVMEATQKGLIKTNLQFGSPEGVSEAIYDIAYGRNFGKEMALGTRFLSKKYGGEDFAIQVKGLEIAAYDPRGAVGQGLAYAVANRGGCHLSSYMVSLEVLFKLLNPNTTLAKPEFTVFFEALNCAVNSIQTCQFTTLAYLLEPPLSKYTPPKLLGFFMQYSPKIALKLMDFSLYTELWTSVTGIKMSNSKFLEAGNRIHILERYMNTREGISKKDDTLPDRFLNESRKDDPKGYKVPLEKMLKKYYKLRGYDSNGIPSEKTLKRFKII